One Gammaproteobacteria bacterium DNA segment encodes these proteins:
- a CDS encoding ISAs1 family transposase yields the protein MAIPLLAQCEIAGRDITADALLTQRGLAAYIVERQAHYHFTVKGNQPTLANDIALHFERRGAPDFAEPPTLAHGRIETRRIWASTALNSYLDFPHIGQVFLIEREVLIKKTGKRSCEIALGITSRSPQQASPERLLAIDREHWRIESTHYIIDWNYDEDRSRIRTGYGPENVTRLRRFAVGILKSFQKPRQSIAQMMRQLASSSRRILDYLRLTDNSLGSARAAG from the coding sequence ATGGCGATCCCGCTGCTCGCGCAATGCGAGATTGCGGGCCGGGACATCACCGCCGATGCGCTCCTGACACAACGCGGACTCGCCGCGTACATCGTCGAGCGCCAGGCACACTACCACTTCACGGTCAAAGGCAATCAGCCCACCCTCGCAAACGACATTGCCCTGCACTTCGAGCGGCGCGGCGCACCAGACTTCGCCGAGCCACCCACCCTGGCGCATGGACGGATCGAGACGCGGCGCATCTGGGCGAGCACGGCACTGAACAGCTACCTCGATTTCCCGCACATCGGACAGGTCTTTCTGATCGAGCGCGAGGTGCTTATCAAGAAAACCGGAAAGCGAAGCTGCGAAATCGCCCTCGGCATCACCAGCCGTTCGCCACAGCAGGCATCGCCCGAGCGCCTGCTCGCGATCGATCGCGAACACTGGCGCATCGAGAGCACCCACTACATCATCGACTGGAATTACGACGAGGATCGCAGCCGCATACGCACCGGTTATGGCCCGGAGAACGTCACGCGCCTGCGCCGCTTCGCGGTGGGGATCTTGAAGTCGTTCCAGAAACCCCGCCAGTCGATCGCGCAAATGATGCGCCAACTTGCCTCCAGCTCTCGAAGGATCCTCGACTACCTGCGCCTGACCGACAACTCACTCGGTTCGGCTCGGGCGGCAGGGTGA
- a CDS encoding transposase family protein, with translation MQLNAEQMYSLPRCFASIPDPRRAHGRRHRLPVVLALAAGASLCGMRGYKAMADWASGLGQAARARFGCRRTRVNGKVHYEVPSEYVIRDCLVRIEPGALECALDAWNQAWAAKEEALAIDGKTMKNAIDEAGEQTHIMSVVGHESGHCYTQKKSARCR, from the coding sequence ATGCAACTCAATGCCGAACAAATGTACTCGCTGCCGCGCTGTTTTGCCTCGATCCCCGATCCACGCCGTGCCCACGGGCGCCGTCATCGCCTGCCGGTGGTGTTGGCGCTCGCGGCCGGCGCGAGCCTGTGTGGAATGCGCGGCTACAAGGCCATGGCCGATTGGGCCAGCGGGCTTGGACAGGCCGCGCGGGCCCGCTTCGGCTGCCGCCGCACCCGCGTCAACGGCAAGGTCCATTACGAGGTGCCCAGCGAATACGTGATCCGTGACTGTCTGGTGCGTATCGAACCGGGCGCTCTCGAATGTGCGCTCGATGCCTGGAACCAGGCATGGGCGGCCAAGGAGGAGGCGCTGGCTATCGATGGCAAGACGATGAAGAACGCCATCGATGAAGCCGGAGAACAAACGCATATCATGAGCGTCGTTGGCCATGAGTCCGGTCACTGCTACACCCAAAAAAAGTCGGCTCGCTGCCGGTAA
- a CDS encoding DUF4338 domain-containing protein: MARHRYLGDLPRIGETLWYVATWREQWVALLSISAAALKCGVRDRWIGWDFRLQYDRLKLIANNSRFLILPEGRWPNVGSKVLSLLERRIGADWQCQFGHPLLLLETFVDPRRFHGGVYRAANWLELGLTRGYRRTREGYSTEACAPNGYSCGRCAAMSRLA, from the coding sequence ATGGCCCGGCACCGCTACCTGGGCGATCTGCCGAGAATCGGCGAGACGCTGTGGTACGTGGCAACCTGGCGCGAGCAATGGGTCGCGTTGCTCAGCATCTCGGCGGCGGCGCTCAAATGTGGCGTGCGGGATCGCTGGATCGGCTGGGACTTCCGGCTTCAGTACGACCGGCTCAAGCTGATCGCCAACAACAGCCGCTTTCTGATCCTGCCTGAAGGCCGCTGGCCGAACGTGGGCTCGAAGGTGCTGTCGCTGCTGGAGCGGCGCATCGGCGCCGATTGGCAGTGCCAGTTCGGGCATCCGCTGCTGTTGCTCGAAACATTTGTCGATCCGCGCCGCTTCCATGGCGGTGTCTACCGCGCCGCGAACTGGCTTGAACTCGGGCTGACGCGCGGCTACCGACGTACGCGCGAGGGCTACTCGACCGAGGCCTGTGCCCCAAACGGGTATTCGTGCGGCCGCTGTGCCGCAATGTCCCGGCTCGCCTGA